A window from Leptothermofonsia sichuanensis E412 encodes these proteins:
- a CDS encoding HlyD family efflux transporter periplasmic adaptor subunit produces the protein MLDPLFRSSGKFIAALIILALGVTGWGIFLALRPSTSSQKVESSPAAPPPDEQPEGAVSALGRLEPGGEVFCVASPSSSSGFSSVIRKWMVKEGDRVKENQVIAVLDTYDRLYANAFQAQAQVQEAQARVAQAKTGAKPAEIQAQQAEIARWEAERANALAEYQRYERLYQAGAISKSDLDSRLLALQTTTRQIEQAISKANSLAQVRPVDVQQAEAQLQVAIASLQRAKAEMETSAVRSPISGQVLKIRVKEGEQIGALGSSNSQQCNGVAELGKTDQMYAVAEVDETSIGRVRTGQRATITSLSQAFPGTIAGTVEHVGLQIRRNDVLNTDPVADTDTRVVEVKVRLDDSKSVTGLTNSRVSVKILSQ, from the coding sequence GTGCTAGACCCTCTTTTCAGATCATCTGGCAAGTTCATTGCAGCATTGATTATTCTGGCGTTGGGCGTTACCGGGTGGGGAATTTTTCTGGCATTGCGTCCATCTACCAGCAGCCAGAAGGTTGAATCTTCCCCTGCGGCCCCTCCCCCTGACGAGCAACCTGAGGGGGCAGTTTCAGCCCTGGGACGCTTAGAGCCGGGAGGGGAAGTTTTTTGTGTGGCATCGCCTTCCTCCAGCAGTGGGTTTAGTAGCGTGATTCGTAAGTGGATGGTAAAGGAGGGCGATCGCGTCAAGGAAAATCAGGTAATTGCGGTGCTGGATACCTACGATCGCCTCTATGCCAATGCGTTTCAGGCCCAGGCGCAGGTACAGGAAGCCCAGGCCCGCGTAGCCCAGGCAAAGACAGGGGCTAAACCGGCTGAAATTCAGGCCCAGCAAGCTGAAATCGCCCGCTGGGAAGCGGAACGGGCTAACGCCCTGGCAGAGTACCAGCGCTATGAACGACTTTACCAGGCTGGAGCCATTTCTAAATCAGATCTGGATAGCCGCCTGCTGGCTCTGCAAACAACCACACGGCAAATTGAGCAGGCAATCAGCAAGGCTAATAGTCTGGCACAGGTGCGTCCGGTGGATGTGCAGCAGGCAGAGGCCCAGCTTCAGGTGGCGATTGCCAGTCTCCAGCGGGCCAAAGCCGAAATGGAGACATCAGCCGTCAGGTCACCTATTTCAGGGCAAGTACTCAAAATTCGAGTCAAAGAAGGGGAACAGATTGGCGCTTTAGGGAGCAGCAACAGCCAGCAATGCAATGGCGTTGCTGAATTAGGGAAAACTGATCAGATGTATGCGGTGGCTGAGGTTGATGAAACTTCAATTGGCAGAGTGCGGACTGGACAGAGAGCCACTATTACCAGTCTGAGTCAGGCGTTTCCTGGAACCATTGCTGGAACGGTCGAACATGTCGGGTTACAGATTCGGAGAAACGATGTTTTAAATACCGACCCTGTGGCGGATACCGATACCCGTGTGGTTGAAGTTAAGGTTCGGCTGGATGATAGTAAATCAGTGACCGGGCTAACCAACTCTAGAGTCAGCGTGAAAATTCTTTCTCAGTAA
- the devC gene encoding ABC transporter permease DevC yields MFAIPLAWLQLKRERIRLLVALAGIGFAVILMFVQMGFQDALFDSSVRLHQNLEGEVFLISPQSTALIAMRSFSQRRLYQALAYEGVESVSPIYLGFAFWKNPVDRSTRSILAIGFDPANPVFSPEVVPNLEPIRLPNVVLFDDKSREEFGPIAQLYNQGNPVITEIDGRRVAVGGLFSLGASFGADGNFITSDLNFLRIFTRRKMGLIDVGLIKLKPGADSQKIVSQLKRDIQEVTKDVVVLTKSELIEFEQNYWKSSTAIGFIFTLGAAIGFVVGTVIVYQILYTDVSDHLAEYATLKAMGYKNLYLLSVVFQEALILSVLGYIPGFFLSIGLYNLTHNATALPIGMTPARAILVFCLTVIMCIISGAIAVRKVQDADPADIF; encoded by the coding sequence ATGTTTGCAATTCCCCTTGCCTGGCTTCAACTTAAACGTGAACGAATTCGTCTGCTGGTTGCCCTTGCTGGAATTGGGTTTGCCGTTATTCTGATGTTTGTTCAAATGGGTTTTCAGGATGCCCTGTTTGACAGCTCAGTTCGACTGCACCAGAACCTGGAAGGCGAGGTGTTTTTAATCAGCCCTCAATCGACGGCATTGATTGCGATGCGGTCATTTTCTCAGCGGCGGCTGTATCAGGCGTTAGCTTACGAGGGGGTTGAATCTGTCAGCCCGATTTATCTGGGGTTTGCCTTCTGGAAGAATCCAGTCGATCGCAGTACTCGCAGCATTCTTGCCATTGGGTTTGATCCCGCCAATCCAGTCTTTAGTCCAGAAGTGGTCCCTAATTTGGAGCCGATTCGTCTTCCCAATGTGGTGTTGTTTGATGACAAGTCCAGGGAAGAGTTCGGACCCATTGCTCAGCTATACAATCAGGGCAATCCAGTGATCACCGAAATTGATGGTCGGCGAGTAGCGGTTGGAGGTCTGTTTAGTCTGGGAGCTTCTTTTGGAGCAGATGGGAACTTTATTACCAGCGATCTCAATTTTCTGAGAATCTTTACTCGGCGCAAAATGGGGTTGATTGACGTAGGCTTGATCAAGTTGAAGCCGGGAGCGGATAGCCAGAAAATCGTCAGTCAGCTAAAACGGGATATTCAGGAGGTTACGAAGGATGTCGTTGTTTTGACCAAATCAGAATTGATTGAATTTGAACAGAACTACTGGAAAAGCAGCACCGCGATTGGATTTATCTTTACGCTGGGAGCCGCGATCGGGTTTGTAGTGGGCACCGTCATCGTTTACCAGATTCTGTACACCGATGTCTCAGACCACCTGGCAGAATATGCCACACTGAAAGCAATGGGCTATAAGAACCTGTACCTGCTGTCGGTCGTGTTTCAAGAAGCCTTGATTCTCTCTGTCCTGGGTTATATTCCCGGTTTCTTCCTCTCCATCGGACTTTATAATCTGACCCATAATGCCACCGCGCTACCCATCGGAATGACCCCAGCAAGAGCCATCCTGGTCTTCTGTCTGACCGTCATCATGTGCATAATTTCTGGCGCGATCGCCGTCCGCAAAGTCCAGGATGCTGACCCGGCAGATATTTTTTAA
- a CDS encoding DevA family ABC transporter ATP-binding protein, with the protein MLQEPIIAIDQVSHYYGTGRLRKQVLFEVTASIQPGEIVIMTGPSGSGKTTLLTLIGALRSTQEGSMKVLGEELNGAPPGKLVELRRNIGYIFQAHNLLNSLTARQNVQMSTELHEHLTDRERRDKAEAMLAAVGLGDWINYYPHELSGGQKQRVAIARALVSQPKIVLADEPTAALDKKSGRDVVEIMQKLAKQQGSAILLVTHDNRILDVADRILNMEDGRLSSVELSVM; encoded by the coding sequence ATGCTTCAAGAACCCATCATTGCGATTGATCAGGTCAGTCACTACTACGGAACCGGGCGCTTGCGGAAACAAGTCCTGTTTGAAGTAACCGCCAGTATTCAGCCAGGGGAAATTGTCATCATGACGGGACCCTCTGGTTCTGGCAAAACAACGCTCCTGACGTTGATTGGGGCACTGCGTTCGACTCAGGAAGGCAGTATGAAAGTATTAGGAGAAGAGCTGAACGGTGCTCCTCCGGGCAAGCTGGTTGAGTTGCGACGCAATATTGGCTACATTTTTCAGGCCCACAATCTTCTGAACTCCCTGACAGCCCGCCAAAATGTGCAAATGTCAACCGAATTGCACGAGCATCTGACTGATCGGGAGCGTCGCGACAAAGCGGAAGCGATGTTGGCAGCCGTTGGACTGGGGGACTGGATCAATTACTATCCCCATGAGCTTTCCGGTGGACAGAAACAGCGAGTGGCGATCGCCCGTGCCCTGGTCAGTCAACCCAAAATCGTGCTGGCTGATGAACCGACGGCAGCCCTGGATAAAAAATCAGGTCGCGATGTGGTTGAAATTATGCAAAAACTGGCAAAGCAACAGGGTTCTGCCATCCTGCTGGTGACGCACGACAACCGCATTCTGGATGTCGCTGACCGTATCCTCAACATGGAAGATGGGCGTCTTTCCTCCGTGGAGTTGTCTGTCATGTAA
- a CDS encoding YceD family protein translates to MEPIYIPQLTRAPQQTEVIEFNQMIRELETLTPVQGRLQVTHKGNYLEVSANAEAIVTLTCHRCLQQYNYRLVIAPTELIWLDESARPDEIDFFDREILPEDLVETLSPRGFFDPETWLYEQLSLEIPQHQLCDQRCEGIQLPQLDEQPVVDRRWASLEALRQQLSNN, encoded by the coding sequence ATGGAACCGATTTACATACCGCAGTTGACCAGAGCACCTCAGCAGACTGAGGTAATTGAGTTCAACCAAATGATTAGAGAACTGGAAACCCTGACACCTGTACAGGGGCGGCTGCAAGTGACGCATAAGGGAAACTATCTGGAGGTTTCTGCAAACGCAGAAGCGATTGTCACCCTGACCTGCCATCGCTGTTTACAGCAATATAACTATCGACTGGTCATTGCTCCAACTGAGTTAATCTGGCTGGATGAATCTGCCAGACCAGACGAAATTGACTTTTTTGACCGGGAAATTTTACCAGAAGATCTGGTTGAAACCCTCTCACCCAGAGGTTTTTTTGACCCAGAAACCTGGCTGTATGAACAGTTGTCGCTTGAAATACCTCAGCACCAGCTATGTGACCAGCGTTGTGAGGGAATTCAACTCCCTCAATTAGATGAGCAACCCGTTGTTGATCGCCGTTGGGCATCTCTGGAAGCACTGAGACAGCAGCTTTCTAACAACTAA
- a CDS encoding Jag family protein: protein MDASSSERGQKWLTELLNLAGMPSSVKVEPDPPFSEDSCWITIDEANLTPEQIECLVGPEGHVLDSIQYLMNSILNLGQSADKQGAFTVELAGYRLRRYSELKKLAEYAAEKVRETGEEFEIKALSSAERRQMHTMLKAYEDLETYSRGQEPDRRLVVRLLQGEPE from the coding sequence ATGGATGCAAGCTCGTCAGAACGTGGTCAGAAATGGTTAACGGAATTGCTAAACCTGGCAGGGATGCCATCATCGGTTAAGGTTGAACCGGATCCTCCCTTTTCCGAAGATAGCTGCTGGATCACAATCGACGAAGCCAATTTAACGCCTGAACAAATTGAATGTCTGGTTGGTCCGGAGGGCCATGTCCTGGACTCAATTCAGTATTTGATGAACTCTATTCTGAACCTGGGTCAAAGTGCTGACAAACAGGGGGCTTTCACCGTAGAACTGGCAGGTTATCGGTTACGTCGATATTCCGAGCTGAAAAAACTTGCCGAGTATGCAGCGGAAAAGGTTCGAGAAACAGGGGAGGAGTTTGAAATTAAGGCTTTATCTTCAGCAGAACGGCGGCAAATGCATACTATGCTGAAAGCATACGAGGATCTGGAAACCTATAGTCGAGGGCAGGAGCCTGACCGCCGTCTGGTGGTGCGTCTGCTCCAGGGCGAGCCTGAGTAG
- the yidC gene encoding membrane protein insertase YidC yields MDFGIGFLSNNIMLPILDFFYGIVPSYGLAIVALTLVIRFALYPLSAGSIRNMRRMKVVQPIMQKRQQEIKERYKNDPAKQQEEMAKVMQELGNPLAGCLPLLLQMPILFALFATLRGSPFSDVPYTFNLQILPTEQIEQIQPQAFSTSPQNIYFADGVHAPVSAIIPGGTKLAVGEKTRVEFQTTEGKPLTELLSEYPETGAKLIPHFEVTKGAERVKINDDGTIEALQPGDVSIKGVIPGLAADKGFLFIEALGRVGAIDSEGTIHWDILGMIIFFGVSIYINQLLSGQGPSSNPNQDTVNKLTPVLFSGMFLFFPLPAGVLMYMVIANIFQTLQTFILSREPLPEDIQKLVEVEEKAANREKETIPFEPGRPKKEPETKAETKPATPQKTTPQKATPQKADKVVPKTTSTSKVDPKARGTKGGKSTPSSESGRSKKKT; encoded by the coding sequence ATGGACTTTGGAATTGGGTTTCTCTCCAACAACATAATGTTGCCAATCCTGGATTTTTTCTACGGGATTGTGCCTAGCTATGGACTTGCCATTGTGGCTCTGACCCTGGTAATCCGGTTCGCACTTTATCCTCTAAGTGCAGGGTCTATCCGCAATATGCGTCGCATGAAGGTTGTTCAACCCATCATGCAAAAGCGGCAGCAAGAGATTAAAGAGCGTTACAAGAACGATCCTGCCAAGCAGCAAGAGGAAATGGCGAAAGTCATGCAGGAGTTGGGTAATCCACTGGCTGGTTGCCTGCCGCTCTTGTTGCAGATGCCGATTCTCTTCGCTTTGTTCGCCACGCTGAGGGGATCTCCGTTCTCAGACGTTCCATACACCTTCAATCTGCAAATTCTGCCCACTGAACAAATTGAGCAGATTCAACCCCAGGCATTCTCCACATCTCCGCAAAACATTTACTTTGCTGACGGAGTTCATGCGCCAGTTTCAGCGATTATTCCCGGGGGCACCAAACTCGCAGTTGGCGAGAAAACTCGAGTTGAGTTTCAAACGACTGAAGGCAAGCCACTGACTGAACTTTTAAGTGAGTACCCTGAAACCGGAGCCAAGTTGATTCCCCACTTTGAGGTGACCAAAGGTGCTGAGCGCGTCAAAATCAATGATGACGGCACCATTGAGGCCCTTCAGCCCGGGGATGTTTCAATCAAGGGCGTCATTCCGGGACTGGCAGCAGATAAGGGCTTTTTGTTCATCGAGGCTCTGGGACGGGTCGGTGCGATCGATTCTGAGGGGACGATCCATTGGGACATCCTGGGGATGATAATTTTCTTTGGAGTCAGCATCTATATCAACCAGCTTCTCTCTGGTCAGGGACCCAGTTCAAATCCCAATCAGGATACGGTCAATAAGCTTACCCCTGTCCTTTTCTCTGGGATGTTTCTGTTTTTCCCACTGCCGGCTGGGGTGTTGATGTACATGGTAATTGCCAATATTTTTCAGACCCTTCAGACATTTATTCTGTCACGAGAGCCTCTACCAGAAGACATTCAAAAGCTCGTTGAAGTCGAAGAAAAAGCTGCCAACAGAGAGAAGGAAACGATTCCGTTTGAGCCAGGTCGTCCCAAAAAGGAACCTGAAACAAAGGCTGAAACCAAACCAGCGACTCCTCAAAAAACGACTCCCCAAAAAGCAACACCCCAAAAAGCGGACAAGGTGGTTCCCAAAACAACGAGTACCAGTAAGGTTGATCCAAAGGCCAGAGGTACCAAGGGAGGCAAGAGTACACCATCTTCTGAATCTGGACGTTCTAAGAAAAAAACCTGA
- a CDS encoding PH domain-containing protein, with amino-acid sequence MGIREDVYYEGGPHIGDLIINVLLGFTVICLPLTVGAIVRALWLRYRITNRRISVTGGWMGRDRSDIIYSEIAKVVTVPRGIGSWGDMVITLKDGSRLELRAIPKFRDIYDYINDKISPKARSASGALGS; translated from the coding sequence ATGGGTATTCGTGAAGACGTTTACTATGAAGGTGGTCCCCACATTGGAGATCTGATTATAAACGTGTTACTCGGGTTTACAGTGATTTGCCTGCCACTCACCGTTGGGGCAATTGTTCGCGCCCTCTGGTTGCGTTATCGCATTACCAATCGCCGTATTTCGGTCACGGGCGGCTGGATGGGGCGCGATCGCTCGGATATTATCTATTCTGAGATTGCGAAAGTAGTTACGGTTCCCCGTGGTATTGGTAGCTGGGGTGATATGGTAATTACCTTGAAGGATGGCAGTCGTCTGGAACTACGCGCCATTCCCAAGTTTCGAGACATTTACGACTATATCAACGATAAAATTTCTCCTAAAGCCCGGTCAGCCAGTGGTGCCCTGGGCAGTTAA
- the rnpA gene encoding ribonuclease P protein component, translating into MALPRANRLRRRKDFDRVYQKGFRKRSRHLTLVALRQETLRQEILRQEGSSQVQADNLVNEPLPAAHDWSVTRVGISISQKVSKRAVIRNRIKRQLRAAMRHLLPSFPYGWNLVIVVHPQAAECDYLQFLRELEQLLMDAEVFNGYS; encoded by the coding sequence GTGGCGTTGCCCAGGGCAAATCGCCTGAGACGACGAAAAGATTTTGATCGCGTTTACCAGAAAGGCTTTCGCAAGAGGTCCCGCCATCTTACGCTGGTTGCCCTGCGGCAAGAAACCCTGAGACAAGAAATCCTAAGGCAAGAAGGCAGTAGCCAGGTTCAAGCCGACAACCTAGTAAACGAACCTTTGCCCGCTGCCCATGATTGGTCTGTGACTCGTGTTGGCATTTCAATTAGCCAGAAAGTTAGTAAGCGAGCGGTCATCCGCAATCGAATTAAACGTCAGCTTCGGGCGGCAATGCGTCACTTACTTCCCTCCTTCCCCTATGGCTGGAATCTCGTGATTGTGGTTCACCCACAGGCTGCGGAGTGCGATTACCTGCAATTTCTGCGAGAATTAGAGCAGTTGTTGATGGACGCAGAGGTATTCAATGGGTATTCGTGA
- the rpmH gene encoding 50S ribosomal protein L34 — MTQRTLGGTSRKRKRTSGFRARMRTKNGQRVLKARRSKGRARLAVA; from the coding sequence ATGACACAGCGAACTTTAGGCGGAACCAGCCGCAAACGTAAAAGAACTTCCGGTTTTCGTGCCCGCATGAGAACTAAAAATGGCCAGCGGGTGCTTAAGGCACGAAGATCTAAAGGACGTGCCCGTCTGGCAGTGGCTTAG
- a CDS encoding MFS transporter, whose protein sequence is MDSKNAIRRSLRASTFDGMFATIFSNVTGGVLLSNFLVELDATPTQIGLLASIPMLANFMQPLGAFLGDRTTSRHFYCLWIYGPSRLLWLILAAGIALAQWHRAAPERLVIWTLAIVSMTHFFGALGSASWLSWLAVLVPRRLRGRYFGIRNSAASLTNLLSVPVLGWLVATYPGGSIQGYGLLVVVGVIAGLISLGFQYRMVDVNPQFQEEGTSERGAAMEAGSASRSPGPDYSFLQDTNFLSFLLYFSLWMFAVNLSAPFFNLYMLDNLAIDVRWVTIYNSVQSGANMIMLVFWGKLADRVGNRIILITVGILVAATPLFWLATGSNSISLWFWLPLLHVLAGVTWAAIDLCNNNLQLGVAPVRHQATYFAVAAAVAGVSGALGTTAGGFLAEFADYGGIPGLFALSAAVRLVALLPLVFVHEQRGQSLRQMMRLLFPARAVPVLVEAPSPVRIDSELADPSQYEHESGRLPPH, encoded by the coding sequence GTGGACTCTAAAAACGCAATTCGTAGGAGTTTGCGGGCATCTACATTTGACGGCATGTTTGCGACGATCTTTTCAAATGTGACGGGGGGTGTACTGCTCAGTAATTTTTTAGTGGAACTGGATGCGACACCGACTCAAATCGGATTGCTGGCGTCGATTCCAATGCTGGCAAATTTCATGCAGCCACTGGGGGCGTTTCTGGGCGATCGCACCACCAGTCGCCACTTCTATTGTCTCTGGATTTATGGACCTTCTCGCCTGCTCTGGCTGATCCTGGCAGCCGGGATTGCGCTTGCCCAGTGGCATAGGGCAGCTCCCGAACGATTGGTAATCTGGACACTGGCGATTGTCTCCATGACCCATTTCTTCGGTGCCTTAGGCAGTGCATCCTGGTTAAGCTGGCTGGCGGTTCTGGTACCCCGTCGCCTGCGTGGGCGCTACTTTGGGATCCGCAACAGTGCCGCCAGCCTGACGAATCTACTCAGTGTCCCAGTACTAGGCTGGTTAGTTGCCACCTATCCTGGGGGGTCCATTCAGGGCTATGGTCTGCTGGTGGTGGTGGGTGTGATCGCCGGGCTGATTAGCCTGGGCTTTCAGTACCGGATGGTAGATGTCAACCCCCAGTTCCAGGAGGAGGGAACCAGCGAGCGGGGGGCAGCTATGGAAGCGGGATCAGCCTCCCGATCCCCCGGTCCCGACTATTCTTTCCTGCAAGACACGAATTTTCTTTCGTTTCTGCTCTACTTCAGCCTCTGGATGTTTGCTGTAAACCTGAGTGCCCCATTTTTTAATCTCTATATGCTGGACAATCTGGCGATCGATGTGCGCTGGGTAACCATTTACAACAGCGTACAATCAGGTGCCAATATGATCATGCTGGTATTTTGGGGGAAGCTGGCAGACCGGGTCGGCAACCGGATTATCCTGATTACGGTTGGCATTTTAGTAGCAGCAACGCCCCTGTTCTGGCTGGCAACTGGGAGCAACTCTATTTCTCTCTGGTTCTGGTTACCATTGCTGCATGTGCTGGCAGGGGTAACGTGGGCGGCGATCGACCTGTGCAATAACAACCTGCAATTGGGAGTTGCTCCGGTGCGGCATCAGGCAACTTATTTTGCCGTGGCGGCGGCTGTTGCAGGGGTGAGTGGGGCTTTGGGCACAACGGCAGGAGGTTTTCTGGCAGAGTTCGCTGACTATGGGGGGATTCCAGGCTTGTTTGCGCTGTCGGCGGCTGTGCGGCTGGTGGCGTTGCTGCCGCTGGTATTTGTCCATGAACAACGGGGGCAGTCGCTCAGACAGATGATGCGGCTTCTGTTTCCTGCCAGGGCAGTTCCGGTTCTGGTTGAAGCCCCATCCCCTGTGCGGATTGATTCTGAGCTGGCAGATCCGTCACAATATGAGCATGAATCAGGTCGATTACCTCCGCATTAG
- the moaA gene encoding GTP 3',8-cyclase MoaA — protein sequence MNQVDYLRISLVDRCNFRCQYCMPEGAEIDYILHQNLMTQDELLTLLRQVFIPAGFTQFRLTGGEPLIHPDVVDIVRAIAAFPETRDLSMTTNGFLLKSLARDLYEAGLRRINISLDSLNSEVFDQIVGSRGRSRWQQVWDGIQTAYQVGFNPLKLNVVVIPGVNEAEVLDLAALSIDREWHVRFIEFMPIGNHDLFRDRGWVSSEDLRQRIRAKWGLTEGQVRGNGPADVFQIPGARGTLGFISQMSECFCDRCNRMRLSADGWLRPCLLNETGQIDLKTGLRSGVPVHELRQQVLDLLALKPEINFKLRESGSISGSYSRTMSQIGG from the coding sequence ATGAATCAGGTCGATTACCTCCGCATTAGCCTTGTTGATCGCTGTAATTTCCGTTGTCAATACTGCATGCCGGAGGGCGCAGAAATTGACTACATTTTGCACCAGAATTTGATGACCCAGGACGAGTTGCTCACGCTGCTGCGTCAGGTGTTTATTCCAGCAGGGTTTACCCAGTTTCGCCTGACTGGGGGTGAGCCGCTGATTCACCCGGATGTAGTCGATATTGTCCGGGCGATCGCCGCCTTCCCCGAAACCCGCGACTTGTCGATGACGACCAACGGCTTTTTGCTGAAATCGCTGGCACGGGATCTTTACGAAGCTGGACTGCGCCGGATCAATATAAGTCTGGACTCTTTAAACTCCGAGGTCTTTGACCAGATTGTGGGCAGTCGGGGACGCTCGCGCTGGCAACAGGTATGGGATGGGATCCAGACAGCTTATCAGGTTGGCTTTAATCCCTTAAAGCTGAATGTGGTAGTCATCCCTGGCGTTAATGAGGCGGAAGTGCTGGATCTGGCAGCCTTGAGTATTGACCGGGAATGGCACGTTCGGTTTATCGAATTCATGCCAATTGGTAATCATGATTTGTTTCGCGATCGGGGCTGGGTGAGTTCAGAAGATCTGCGCCAGCGCATCCGGGCGAAATGGGGCTTAACAGAAGGGCAGGTGCGTGGCAATGGCCCCGCAGATGTGTTCCAAATTCCGGGTGCCAGAGGAACATTGGGCTTTATCAGCCAGATGTCGGAATGTTTTTGCGATCGCTGTAACCGGATGCGTCTTTCGGCGGATGGCTGGCTCCGACCCTGCTTGCTCAACGAAACAGGGCAGATTGACTTGAAGACGGGCCTGCGATCGGGCGTTCCAGTTCATGAACTGCGCCAGCAGGTATTGGACTTGCTGGCACTCAAGCCTGAAATCAATTTCAAGCTACGCGAGTCAGGCAGCATAAGTGGAAGCTACAGTCGCACCATGTCTCAAATTGGTGGTTAG
- the dnaK gene encoding molecular chaperone DnaK, giving the protein MAKVVGIDLGTTNSCVAVMEGGQPIVIANAEGGRTTPSVVAFTKNGDRLVGQIAKRQAVMNPTNTFYSVKRFIGRKYDEVTEEAKQVSYKVERDGSNVKLDCPAAHKKYAPEEISAQVLRKLVDDASKYLGEKVTQAVITVPAYFNDSQRQATKDAGKIAGIEVLRIVNEPTAAALAYGLDKKTNETILVFDLGGGTFDVSLLEVGDGVVEVKATSGDTHLGGDDFDKKIVDWIATQFQRNEGVDLRQDKQALQRLTEAAEKAKIELSSATQTTINLPFITATPEGPKHIDLTLTRSEFEKLCADLLDRCRKPVEQALRDARLSAADIDEVVLVGGSTRIPAVQDLVRKLTGKEPNLTVNPDEVVAVGAAVQAGVLAGEVTDVLLLDVTPLSLGVETLGGVMTTIIPRNTTIPTKKSEVFSTAADGQSDVEIHVLQGERQMANDNKSLGTFHLDGIPPAPRGVPQIEVTFDLDANGILSVSAKDKGTGKVQSITITGASTLDKNEVERMVKDAERNAEADRQRREQVDVKNTADSLAYQAEKQLQDLNGQVPAAEKERVEALVKDLREAVNQENYDRMKSLSHDLQQALMQVGQAIYANANAGGTTTSSYSGGSTGAGDRSGDDVIDADFVESK; this is encoded by the coding sequence ATGGCTAAAGTTGTTGGAATTGACCTGGGAACCACAAATTCCTGTGTCGCTGTCATGGAAGGGGGACAACCCATCGTGATTGCCAATGCTGAAGGAGGGCGGACAACTCCTTCTGTGGTGGCATTTACCAAGAATGGCGATCGCCTGGTTGGGCAAATTGCCAAACGTCAGGCAGTCATGAACCCCACCAATACGTTTTATTCCGTCAAGCGCTTCATTGGACGGAAGTATGACGAAGTGACCGAGGAAGCCAAACAGGTTTCCTACAAGGTTGAACGGGATGGTAGTAATGTCAAGCTGGATTGCCCTGCTGCGCACAAAAAGTATGCGCCTGAAGAAATCTCAGCTCAGGTGCTGCGCAAGTTAGTGGATGATGCCAGCAAATATCTGGGTGAAAAGGTAACCCAGGCAGTGATCACTGTTCCTGCCTACTTTAACGACTCTCAACGGCAGGCAACTAAGGATGCCGGCAAGATCGCCGGGATTGAAGTGTTGCGCATTGTGAATGAACCAACCGCCGCTGCCCTTGCCTATGGTTTGGACAAAAAGACCAATGAAACAATCCTGGTGTTTGACCTGGGGGGTGGTACCTTTGATGTGTCTCTTTTGGAAGTGGGCGACGGCGTCGTAGAGGTAAAAGCAACCAGTGGAGATACTCACCTGGGTGGAGATGACTTCGACAAAAAAATCGTGGACTGGATCGCCACCCAGTTCCAGCGGAACGAAGGAGTAGACCTGCGCCAGGATAAGCAGGCGCTCCAGCGGCTCACAGAAGCTGCCGAAAAAGCCAAGATTGAGCTTTCCAGTGCCACTCAAACCACAATTAATTTGCCCTTCATCACGGCAACCCCTGAAGGTCCCAAACATATTGATTTAACTCTGACCCGGTCAGAGTTTGAGAAACTGTGCGCCGATCTACTGGATCGTTGCCGCAAACCGGTTGAGCAAGCCCTGCGGGATGCCAGACTCTCCGCGGCTGATATTGATGAAGTTGTGCTGGTGGGTGGTTCCACCCGCATCCCGGCGGTACAGGACCTGGTTCGCAAGCTAACTGGCAAAGAACCGAACCTGACCGTCAACCCGGATGAAGTGGTTGCAGTTGGGGCGGCGGTTCAGGCGGGTGTACTGGCTGGCGAAGTGACGGATGTGCTGCTGCTGGATGTGACTCCCCTGTCTCTGGGTGTGGAAACCCTAGGGGGTGTAATGACAACCATCATTCCTCGAAATACGACAATTCCTACCAAGAAGTCCGAGGTTTTCTCCACGGCTGCTGATGGTCAGAGCGATGTGGAAATCCACGTTTTGCAGGGAGAGCGCCAAATGGCGAACGACAACAAGAGCCTGGGCACCTTCCATCTGGATGGGATTCCTCCTGCTCCCCGGGGTGTGCCTCAAATTGAGGTAACTTTCGACCTTGACGCCAATGGTATCCTGTCAGTTTCTGCAAAGGACAAAGGCACTGGCAAAGTTCAATCAATTACCATTACGGGGGCTTCAACCTTGGATAAAAATGAAGTTGAACGGATGGTGAAAGATGCAGAGCGCAATGCTGAAGCCGATCGCCAGCGCCGTGAGCAGGTAGATGTGAAGAATACTGCCGATTCTCTGGCATACCAGGCAGAGAAGCAGTTACAGGATCTCAATGGACAGGTGCCTGCTGCCGAGAAGGAACGTGTGGAAGCTCTGGTGAAGGATCTGCGCGAAGCGGTGAACCAGGAAAACTACGATCGCATGAAGTCCCTCAGCCATGATCTGCAACAGGCGTTGATGCAGGTAGGTCAGGCAATCTACGCCAATGCAAATGCGGGTGGTACAACGACCAGCAGTTACTCTGGCGGGTCTACTGGTGCAGGCGATCGCTCCGGCGATGATGTGATTGATGCTGACTTCGTTGAATCTAAATAA